Proteins encoded in a region of the Ornithodoros turicata isolate Travis chromosome 3, ASM3712646v1, whole genome shotgun sequence genome:
- the LOC135389563 gene encoding uncharacterized protein LOC135389563 has translation MGRHLLGAMWKDQLKILKTRTKKKENPPCAKEVTVLGNEAVPVGVMNTLKLGPKFGAQPNLQKADVLGLIRKVARAAPGEVQPALVNQAVDAVKDVKLPKSRGREMKQVIEFCHSAEAKLLTADKEGGFVIIPAQLYEQKSEAALQKNFRPVPTQVEKTARSKVLQICEQSNLERITKRIKDGNNKQHLELFYTAKTHKEGIPFRAIVSERGTWQKCVSGFLQKHLSRLEIEDPFLVRNSEPVIQYLQKGSSKDMNVFSIDVEDLFYSIPQEVLLPEVQEVIDRSGIIAFQNNTGMATSAFMELLTAYLSSTIIRQAGQLFIQKSGTPIGSGLSPVLCDICLGACDVNVNRALEGTCDFQIFRYVDDFLVFFRGVTSSNPISKEDVLNTFRTCAKGLNFTYEIPVDGTIHFLDLRLHDAGLHMCWAYDPRSRKKVLPYKSAHSKIVKRGIVINALDSALARSCEHCVTDSFHAQVAKIRNGGYPEVMIIKVAETLLKKIKGSAKPARPRPPGRPVCIPYVHAIAHNIKNVASRHGVPVVMSAPVKFSSLCAKVNRPKKKQGCAIQHRNPHVECQQRVVYRIPLQCGRVYIGQTGRCLNVRLQEHGASIKKTPSGHLALHCRDCGCKPDLARTDVLSVHNEQLTREIVEAFFITKHDDDECVSAPSLSLSPAEISYLGNTLQCNPMVSCD, from the coding sequence ATGGGCCGACATCTCCTGGGGGCCATGTGGAAGGACCAGCTAAAGATCCTCAAGACAAggacgaagaaaaaagaaaacccgCCCTGTGCCAAAGAGGTCACCGTCCTGGGAAATGAAGCTGTCCCCGTTGGAGTGATGAACACCTTGAAGTTAGGCCCAAAGTTCGGTGCACAGCCAAACTTGCAGAAGGCTGATGTCCTGGGATTGATCAGGAAGGTCGCCAGAGCCGCTCCAGGGGAAGTACAGCCAGCGTTAGTCAACCAAGCTGTGGATGCCGTCAAGGACGTGAAGCTTCCGAAGTCCCGCGGCCGCGAAATGAAACAGGTTATAGAGTTCTGCCACTCAGCAGAAGCCAAATTACTAACGGCAGACAAGGAAGGGGGTTTCGTCATCATTCCAGCCCAACTGTATGAGCAGAAAAGTGAGGCCGCCCTGCAGAAGAATTTTCGCCCAGTCCCTACGCAGGTAGAAAAGACGGCGCGTTCAAAAGTCCTGCAAATATGCGAGCAATCCAACCTAGAAAGGATCACTAAACGCATCAAGGACGGCAACAACAAACAGCACTTGGAACTTTTCTACACGGCCAAGACACATAAAGAGGGCATCCCCTTCAGGGCCATTGTTTCGGAGAGGGGCACGTGGCAGAAGTGCGTTTCGGGCTTTTTACAGAAGCATCTGTCCAGACTAGAGATAGAGGATCCCTTCCTCGTAAGAAACTCGGAACCGGTGATACAATATCTACAGAAGGGCTCCTCGAAGGACATGAACGTCTTCTCTATTGACGTGGAAGACCTATTTTATTCCATTCCTCAAGAGGTCCTTCTCCCCGAGGTGCAAGAAGTGATCGACAGGTCTGGAATCATCGCATTCCAAAACAACACAGGCATGGCGACGTCGGCTTTCATGGAGCTTCTTACAGCATATCTGTCTTCAACCATCATCAGGCAAGCAGGTCAGCTCTTCATACAAAAGAGTGGGACACCCATCGGTTCAGGACTTTCGCCCGTGCTGTGTGATATATGTCTCGGCGCCTGTGACGTTAACGTCAACCGGGCTCTCGAAGGGACCTGTGACTTTCAAATCTTCCGGTACGTGGATGACTTTCTGGTCTTTTTTCGTGGAGTGACAAGTAGTAACCCCATCTCAAAGGAGGACGTCCTAAATACATTCAGGACGTGCGCAAAGGGCCTCAATTTCACATACGAGATCCCCGTGGATGGGACCATTCACTTTCTTGACCTTCGCCTACATGACGCGGGTCTCCATATGTGCTGGGCATATGATCCCAGGTCAAGGAAGAAAGTGCTCCCGTACAAGTCAGCCCACTCCAAGATCGTCAAAAGGGGAATTGTCATTAACGCCCTAGACTCAGCCCTTGCCAGGTCATGCGAGCACTGTGTTACGGACAGTTTTCACGCACAGGTAGCAAAGATTCGAAACGGTGGCTACCCAGAGGTGATGATAATAAAAGTGGCCGAGACATTGCTGAAGAAGATCAAAGGGAGCGCGAAGCCAGCGAGACCGCGACCTCCGGGTCGACCCGTGTGTATCCCCTACGTTCACGCCATAGCCCACAATATAAAAAACGTCGCCAGTAGGCATGGCGTTCCCGTCGTCATGTCAGCACCCGTCAAGTTCAGTTCCCTGTGCGCCAAGGTCAACCGACCGAAGAAGAAACAAGGGTGTGCAATCCAACATAGGAACCCACATGTAGAATGCCAACAACGAGTGGTCTACCGGATCCCACTTCAGTGCGGACGCGTTTACATAGGGCAAACCGGAAGATGTCTTAACGTCAGACTTCAAGAACATGGGGCATCCATTAAGAAAACACCATCCGGGCACCTCGCTTTGCACTGTCGGGACTGTGGGTGCAAACCAGACCTCGCGCGAACAGATGTACTATCAGTACACAATGAGCAGCTAACAAGGGAAATAGTAGAGGCATTTTTTATTACGAAACACGACGATGATGAATGCGTAAGCGCTCCGTCACTGAGCCTCTCCCCCGCGGAGATAAGTTATCTCGGGAACACGTTGCAGTGTAACCCGATGGTGTCATGTGACTAG
- the LOC135389564 gene encoding uncharacterized protein LOC135389564, translated as MNVFSIDVEDLFYSIPQEVLLPEVQEVIDRSGIIAFQNNTGMATSAFMELLTAYLSSTIIRQADQLFIQKSGTPIGSGLSPVLCDIYLGACDVNVNRALEGTCDFQIFRYVDDFLVFFRGVTSSNPISKEDVLNTFRTCAKGLNFTYEIPVDGTIHLLDLRLHDAGLHMCWAYDPRLRKEVLPYKSAHSKIVKRGIVMNALDSALARSCEHCVTDSFHAQVAKIRKGGYPEVMIIKVAETLLKKIKGSAKPARPRPPGRPVCIPYVHAIAHNIKNVASRHGVPVVMSAHVKFSSLCAKVNRPKKKQGCAIQHRNPHVECQQRVVYRIPLQCGRVYIGQTGRCLNVRLQEHGASIKKTPSGHLALHCRDCGCKPDLARTDVLSVHNEQLTREIVEAFFITKHDDDECVSAPSLSLSPAEISYLGNTLQCNPMVSCD; from the coding sequence ATGAACGTCTTCTCTATCGACGTGGAAGACCTATTTTATTCCATTCCTCAAGAGGTCCTTCTCCCCGAGGTGCAAGAAGTGATCGACAGGTCTGGAATCATCGCATTCCAAAACAACACAGGCATGGCGACGTCGGCTTTCATGGAGCTTCTTACAGCATATCTGTCTTCAACCATCATCAGGCAAGCAGATCAGCTCTTCATACAAAAGAGTGGGACACCCATCGGTTCAGGACTTTCGCCCGTGCTGTGTGATATATATCTCGGCGCCTGTGACGTTAACGTCAACCGGGCTCTCGAAGGGACCTGTGACTTTCAAATTTTCCGGTACGTGGATGACTTTCTGGTCTTTTTTCGTGGAGTGACAAGTAGTAACCCCATATCAAAAGAGGACGTCCTAAATACATTCAGGACGTGCGCAAAGGGCCTCAATTTCACATACGAGATCCCCGTGGATGGGACCATTCACTTGCTTGACCTTCGCCTACATGACGCGGGTCTCCATATGTGCTGGGCATATGATCCCAGGTTAAGGAAGGAAGTGCTCCCGTACAAGTCAGCCCACTCCAAGATCGTCAAAAGGGGAATTGTCATGAACGCCCTAGACTCAGCCCTTGCCAGGTCATGCGAGCACTGTGTTACGGACAGTTTTCACGCACAGGTAGCAAAGATACGAAAGGGTGGCTACCCAGAGGTGATGATAATAAAAGTGGCCGAGACATTGCTGAAGAAGATCAAAGGGAGCGCGAAGCCAGCGAGACCGCGACCTCCGGGTCGACCCGTGTGTATCCCCTACGTTCACGCCATAGCCCACAATATAAAAAACGTCGCCAGTAGGCATGGCGTTCCCGTCGTCATGTCAGCACACGTCAAGTTCAGTTCCCTGTGCGCCAAGGTCAACCGACCGAAGAAGAAACAAGGGTGTGCCATCCAACATAGGAACCCACATGTAGAATGCCAACAACGAGTGGTCTACCGGATCCCACTGCAGTGCGGACGCGTTTACATAGGGCAAACCGGAAGATGTCTTAACGTCAGACTTCAAGAACATGGGGCATCCATTAAGAAAACACCATCCGGGCACCTCGCTTTGCACTGTCGGGACTGTGGGTGCAAACCAGACCTCGCGCGAACAGATGTACTATCAGTACACAATGAGCAGCTAACAAGGGAAATAGTAGAGGCATTTTTTATTACGAAACACGACGATGATGAATGCGTAAGCGCTCCGTCACTGAGCCTCTCCCCCGCGGAGATAAGTTATCTCGGGAACACGTTGCAGTGTAACCCGATGGTGTCATGTGACTAG
- the LOC135389565 gene encoding uncharacterized protein LOC135389565 → MAALAAQLSEHVNITIYADDLCIWASSTRRDVIQRRLQGALDTIVSYFSDRGLSISPSKTVAIAFTRRSFSKFPLRVDGQQLAFVRHHKYLGITIDRELTWSKHVKALSTAATTIVSVLRRISGSFWGPSYPDLRQVHTSLVLGLLRYSLPVLHGLSSTTERELLNIQARSLRVCLGVPKTTDTFLVLAEAKETPAHVLPDLETLRSCATRHAAHYLRDIHLLYENSAFGAAVCRLAQSLPPPPSRQVYAPPLWTLVLPPTDLHISDMSRKSDTPVLAARQFALDHLNSVHDQRKAIFTDGSVVYGASSAAFYMPHSGTAQAFKLPHETSSTEAELTAIYEALKVVSISVPHYFV, encoded by the exons ATGGCCGCTTTAGCTGCCCAATTAAGTGAACATGTCAACATcacaatatacgccgacgaccTCTGCATCTGGGCCTCCTCCACCCGTCGGGATGTAATCCAGCGTCGCTTGCAAGGTGCTCTGGACACTATCGTATCTTACTTCTCCGACCGTGGTCTTTCTATCTCACCCAGCAAGACTGTTGCCATAGCATTCACCCGCCGGTCCTTCAGCAAATTCCCCCTCCGCGTTGACGGCCAACAGCTCGCCTTCGTACGTCATCACAAATACCTGGGCATAACCATTGACAGGGAGCTGACTTGGTCCAAGCACGTCAAGGCCCTGTCTACCGCGGCGACTACCATCGTGAGCGTCCTCCGCCGCATCTCTGGTTCGTTCTGGGGCCCATCATACCCTGACCTTCGCCAGGTGCATACCTCACTCGTCCTAGGGCTCCTGCGTTACAGCTTACCGGTATTGCACGGTCTAAGTTCAACAACAGAGCGCGAACTTTTGAACATCCAGGCGCGAAGCCTTCgagtgtgccttggtgtccccaaAACGACCGACACCTTCCTGGTCTTAGCTGAGGCGAAGGAGACGCCAGCCCACGTCCTGCCCGATCTGGAGACCCTGCGCTCTTGTGCGACACGACATGCTGCCCACTacctacgggacattcacctactGTATGAAAACTCAGCTTTCGGGGCTGCTGTCTGCAGACTGGCACAGTCTCTTCCGCCCCCTCCGTCGCGCCAGGTATACGCCCCACCTTTGTGGACCCTCGTGCTGCCTCCGACGGACCTGCATATTTCCGACATGTCCCGCAAAAGCGAcactcctgtcctcgctgcgcgccagtttgctcttgaccatttgaaCTCGGTCCACGATCAGCGTAAAGCAATTTTCACGGATGGCTCGGTTGTgtacggcgcgtcgtctgcagctttctacatgcctcacagcggcactGCGCAGGCGTtcaagctgccgcatgaaacttcatccactgaagcggaactgacagccatctatgaagcgctcaag gtggtttccatcagtgtacctcattactttgtctaa